Proteins from one Esox lucius isolate fEsoLuc1 chromosome 19, fEsoLuc1.pri, whole genome shotgun sequence genomic window:
- the coq9 gene encoding ubiquinone biosynthesis protein COQ9, mitochondrial has product MAALLRGLRFGRALRGLDSVVVPKKSSPQCNGLRQGFHCTALCLLEDKEKSIPVPPSSTAAFSTTFHEHYQANPSKNGNATSSQTASGPEGVASEAATEEQNTSYSDQSGEQGEDYETEEQLQARILNSALDFVPLHGWTVEAISAGAETLGLSAASSGMFQNGAGDLVLHFIAQCNAQLTEQMAEHHKHIQLGQAEPKKTAEFIRDAVETRLRMLTPYIDNWPQAMSILLLPHNIPDSLKHLSTLVDDIWYYAGDRSTDLNWYTKRAALTGIYNTTELVMVQDSSEDFQDTWNFLDNRIQDIVNMAGTVKKVTSTGEAVAQGLLGAAVTLKNLTGINQRR; this is encoded by the exons ATGGCGGCGCTGCTAAGAGGACTACGTTTTGGAAGGGCCCTGCGGGGGCTTGACAGCG TCGTAGTTCCAAAGAAAAGCAGTCCCCAGTGCAATGGCTTGAGACAAGGGTTCCATTGCACTGCACTCTGCCTTCTGGAGGACAAAGAGAAGTCCATCCCAGTCCCCCCATCTTCCACTGCTGCATTCTCAACCACCTTCCACGAGCATTATCAAGCCAACCCATCTAAAAACGGCAATGCCACATCTTCCCAGACGGCTTCTGGACCTGAAGGAGTGGCATCTGAAGCTGCTACTGAAGAGCAAAACACTAG CTATTCAGACCAGAGCGGAGAACAAGGAGAAGATTATGAAACGGAGGAGCAACTACAAGCACGCATCCTTAACTCTGCGCTGGACTTCGTCCCCCTACATGGTTGGACTGTTGAGGCTATTTCAGCTGGGGCTGAG ACCCTGGGCCTTTCAGCTGCATCCAGTGGGATGTTTCAGAATGGGGCAGGGGACCTGGTCCTGCACTTCATTGCTCAGTGCAACGCGCAGCTAACTGAGCAGATGGCAGAACATCACAAGCATATTCAACTTGGTCAGGCCGA ACCAAAGAAAACTGCTGAGTTTATTCGGGATGCTGTGGAGACCAGATTGAGGATGTTGACCCCATACATCGATAATTGGCCACAG GCCATGAGTATTCTTCTCCTCCCACACAACATCCCAGACAGTCTTAAACACCTCTCCACCCTGGTGGACGATATCTGGTACTATGCTGGAGACCGTTCCACAGAT TTGAACTGGTATACAAAACGGGCCGCACTGACAGGCATCTATAACACCACAGAGCTGGTGATGGTGCAGGACTCCTCAGAAGACTTCCAGGACACGTGGAACTTCCTTGACAACCGCATTCAGGATATTGTCAATATGGCCGGCACCGTCAAAAAG GTGACATCCACAGGAGAAGCAGTGGCACAGGGGCTTCTGGGAGCTGCTGTTACG ctgAAGAATCTCACAGGGATTAACCAGAGAAGATGA